In Helianthus annuus cultivar XRQ/B chromosome 8, HanXRQr2.0-SUNRISE, whole genome shotgun sequence, a single genomic region encodes these proteins:
- the LOC110870462 gene encoding uncharacterized protein LOC110870462: MAGQIACIVPKIVSKIQGLNTPPSSVDSKADKPKPVSFNYKHFVTCNPKPFTGSDGVTAMLEWFDSIKVTFINSDCPEHLKTRSVTGVFQGRALEWWTNERNIRSNDEAYALSWAEVREMMMLEFCPPHEQQKLEDEFRHLKQVGDDNLAYTTRFKQLSIIVLHLVSTPKRMITKYIHGLPPAMRDAIEAAKLTSIEEVYRLAASLNNNCVRDKQSGNSAPSKPANQITEQPSGSKNKK, encoded by the coding sequence ATGGCCGGCCAAATTGCATGCATTGTTCCCAAGATTGTGTCCAAAATCCAGGGATTAAACACTCCTCCCTCCTCTGTTGACTCTAAAGCAGACAAACCTAAGCCTGTGAGCTTCAACTACAAACACTTCGTCACCTGCAAtcctaagcctttcacgggcagCGATGGAGTGACTGCAATGCTGGAGTGGTTCGACAGCATCAAAGTTACCTTCATCAACAGTGACTGCCCTGAGCATCTAAAGACTAGGAGTGTAACTGGTGTATTTCAAGGAAGAGCTCtagaatggtggacaaacgagAGGAACATCCGCTCCAATGATGAAGCTTATGCTTTATCTTGGGCTGAAGTTAGGGAGATGATGATGCTTGAATTCTGCCCTCCGCATGAGCAGCAGAAACTTGAGGATGAGTTCCGGCATCTGAAACAAGTGGGTGACGACAATCTGGCTTATACTACCCGTTTTAAGCAACTCAGCATCATTGTACTGCACTTGGTGTCCACTCCTAAGCGCATGATCACCAAGTACATCCATGGGTTACCTCCAGCTATGCGTGACGCCATTGAAGCAGCTAAACTCACCTCCATTGAAGAAGTTTACCGTCTTGCGGCGAGTTTGAACAACAACTGTGTTCGTGATAAACAGTCTGGAAACTCTGCTCCATCGAAACCTGCTAATCAGATCACCGAGCAGCCAAGcggcagcaagaacaagaaatGA